The proteins below come from a single Insulibacter thermoxylanivorax genomic window:
- a CDS encoding ABC transporter permease, translated as MNRAYRKNILRTITRSMGRYLAIFAIIALGVGFFAGLRQTKPAMIETVNQYVREYQLFDFRVLSTFGFTAEEIERAGRIEGVRTAAGAVFEDFIYQDETGNTGVLRAHSLTAGVNRPDLQAGRMPDQPNELLLDASFFPESMIGTVIRVSKDNPDGTKNSFNYSEYIVTGLARSPYYLNTERGTTALGNGKLSGFAYLPEDGFSFEYYEELYLVMDHDYEVYSEAYDEAAERWQDELEDEISKLVNERYERELEKARQEIADARAELAAETAKAEAELAEAKANLEDALAEIERGERRLAEARTVLSLKEAELMEQEQVLRLQLEQARQLGAPEVAAPIEAVLGQIEAGLKEIEANKAELSKQENELAKARQEWTEAAAEYEEAVQKLAQEIEGAEAEIRDAEAKLDSFAAPEIYVLSRETNAGYAAFRTDAGTVEGIGKVFPVFFFLIAALVCSTTMTRMVDDERTQIGTLRALGYSNAAIAGKYLIYAGSAAVIGCIAGYFIGIRVFPLTIWMAFDIMYGFAEITFVGDAALFAWSLAVSLLCSMGTAYAACRRELRHMPAQLIRPKAPPAGKRILLERIGFIWKRMKFLHKVTARNIFRFKKRLFMMILGIAGCTALVVTGYGLRDSIMNIVDYQFDEIMHHDLSVTFTEPLTEERAEEVLAEAGEGIMRHALLLETTVDVMRAAGDGVSKSVFLIAADGTAMKDFVHLHLDGEPVPYPQPGEAVLSRKLAEIIGAAVGDEISVRYGNTTAVLKVSGIFENYVQHYIYVAADRFAETFGEPYEPKTLYLILEEGADEYAAAATLSDLENTANVTVIQNIRSTVENTMQQMNYVILLVIFCAGALAFIVLFNLTNINITERVREIATLKVLGFFPNETRSYVFRENIVLSAMGIFVGLPLGVLLHRFVMDQIKIDMVSFQVTILPLSYVYSVLTVLAFTVFVNLLMNRKIERISMAESLKSIE; from the coding sequence GTGAATAGAGCTTATCGCAAGAACATCCTTCGCACGATTACACGCAGCATGGGACGCTACTTGGCCATCTTCGCGATCATCGCTCTGGGAGTTGGCTTCTTCGCCGGTCTTAGGCAGACGAAACCGGCGATGATTGAAACGGTGAATCAGTATGTTCGTGAATATCAGTTGTTTGATTTCCGCGTGTTGTCCACTTTCGGGTTCACCGCAGAGGAGATCGAGCGGGCCGGCAGAATCGAAGGGGTGAGAACAGCGGCAGGCGCTGTATTCGAAGACTTCATCTATCAAGATGAGACGGGCAATACCGGCGTGCTGCGCGCTCATTCGCTCACAGCCGGTGTGAACCGGCCTGATCTGCAGGCGGGACGCATGCCTGACCAGCCCAATGAACTGCTGCTCGATGCCTCCTTCTTCCCGGAATCGATGATCGGTACCGTGATTCGCGTATCCAAGGACAACCCCGACGGCACGAAGAACAGCTTCAACTATTCCGAATACATCGTAACGGGATTGGCACGTTCACCCTATTATCTGAACACCGAACGCGGTACGACGGCATTGGGAAACGGGAAATTATCCGGTTTTGCTTATCTTCCAGAGGATGGGTTTTCCTTTGAGTATTACGAGGAATTATATCTGGTCATGGATCATGACTACGAAGTGTACAGTGAAGCGTATGATGAGGCTGCTGAGCGTTGGCAGGATGAACTTGAAGATGAGATCAGCAAACTGGTGAATGAGCGATATGAGCGCGAATTGGAGAAAGCGCGGCAGGAGATCGCCGATGCCCGCGCGGAACTGGCCGCTGAAACGGCGAAGGCTGAGGCAGAATTAGCAGAGGCCAAGGCGAATCTCGAGGACGCACTGGCCGAAATCGAACGCGGTGAACGCCGGCTTGCCGAAGCAAGAACCGTACTGAGTCTGAAGGAAGCGGAGCTTATGGAACAGGAGCAAGTGCTCCGCTTGCAGCTTGAACAGGCGCGTCAGCTCGGCGCTCCGGAGGTCGCTGCACCCATCGAGGCCGTACTGGGGCAGATTGAGGCAGGCCTCAAGGAGATTGAAGCGAATAAGGCGGAATTGTCGAAACAGGAGAATGAACTGGCGAAGGCGCGGCAGGAATGGACGGAGGCTGCGGCTGAATACGAAGAAGCTGTACAGAAGCTGGCGCAGGAGATCGAAGGCGCCGAGGCGGAGATCCGCGATGCCGAGGCAAAGCTCGATTCCTTCGCAGCGCCGGAGATCTATGTGCTGTCGCGGGAGACCAATGCCGGTTACGCCGCCTTCCGCACTGATGCTGGTACCGTAGAAGGCATCGGCAAAGTTTTCCCTGTCTTCTTCTTCTTGATCGCTGCTCTGGTTTGCTCGACGACGATGACGCGCATGGTGGATGATGAACGCACGCAGATCGGAACTCTGCGCGCCCTCGGATACAGCAATGCGGCCATTGCAGGGAAATATCTGATCTATGCGGGCAGCGCGGCGGTCATCGGCTGTATAGCAGGTTACTTCATCGGAATTCGGGTTTTTCCGCTTACCATATGGATGGCCTTTGATATCATGTACGGCTTTGCTGAGATCACGTTCGTGGGAGATGCGGCGCTCTTCGCATGGTCGCTGGCGGTCTCGCTGCTCTGCTCCATGGGTACCGCTTATGCGGCATGCCGCAGGGAGCTGAGGCATATGCCGGCGCAGCTCATCCGCCCCAAAGCGCCGCCTGCAGGCAAACGCATCCTGCTGGAGCGGATCGGCTTCATCTGGAAGCGGATGAAATTCCTGCACAAAGTCACCGCCCGCAATATCTTCCGCTTCAAGAAGCGCTTATTCATGATGATCCTCGGCATCGCCGGCTGTACGGCGCTGGTCGTGACGGGGTACGGCCTCCGCGATTCCATCATGAATATCGTCGATTATCAATTCGACGAGATCATGCATCATGATCTGAGCGTAACCTTTACGGAGCCGTTGACGGAAGAACGGGCAGAAGAGGTGTTGGCGGAAGCGGGAGAGGGGATCATGCGCCATGCGCTCTTACTGGAGACGACTGTTGATGTGATGCGGGCAGCCGGAGATGGCGTCAGCAAATCCGTCTTCCTGATCGCAGCCGATGGTACCGCGATGAAGGATTTTGTGCATCTGCACTTGGACGGTGAACCGGTTCCGTATCCGCAGCCGGGGGAGGCCGTGCTGAGCAGGAAACTGGCTGAGATCATCGGCGCCGCTGTCGGCGATGAGATCTCCGTCCGCTACGGCAATACCACCGCTGTGCTGAAGGTCTCGGGCATCTTCGAGAACTATGTACAGCATTATATCTATGTGGCAGCGGACCGCTTCGCGGAGACCTTCGGTGAACCCTATGAGCCGAAGACCCTGTATCTGATCTTAGAAGAAGGGGCGGACGAGTACGCTGCAGCTGCAACGCTGTCGGATCTGGAGAATACGGCGAATGTTACCGTGATCCAGAATATCCGCAGCACCGTTGAGAATACGATGCAGCAGATGAATTATGTGATCCTGCTCGTGATCTTCTGTGCGGGAGCCCTCGCCTTCATCGTGCTGTTCAATCTGACCAACATCAATATTACGGAACGGGTGCGGGAGATCGCCACCTTGAAGGTGCTCGGCTTCTTCCCGAATGAAACGCGGAGCTATGTCTTCCGGGAGAACATCGTCCTATCGGCCATGGGGATCTTCGTCGGTCTGCCCCTGGGCGTGCTGCTGCACCGCTTCGTCATGGATCAGATCAAGATCGATATGGTATCCTTCCAAGTGACGATCTTGCCGCTAAGTTACGTCTACAGCGTATTGACGGTATTGGCTTTCACGGTGTTCGTTAATCTGCTGATGAACCGCAAGATCGAACGGATCTCCATGGCGGAGTCGCTCAAATCCATAGAGTAA
- a CDS encoding glycosyl transferase, with translation MNRYSVRFDHLARLTDDTGIIEHALGILPRREEGYSTDDQARALWACIDWLELCKDEDRSLLMRLAETYMAWLVWAQQENGHFHNDYTYERLQEPRRSSDDCLARCIWACAKVITSERMSSYHLAAKTVLERALSIADIIHHPRGLAYLSAAYGLLYRAKVDVKAVGLSGQGELEQRIRTTGEQLADSYRRYSSSKWPWYLPEMTYSNGVLPWGMLWAHEATGRREWLEIALESLDFLIKICLNENGDIRPVGNQGWCRLDYRAMWDQQPIDVMKLALAADKAFRLTGNEDYTRIVEKCHNWFHGSNDLGVIMVDERDGSCYDGLHSKGPNLNCGAESLISYLLTEAIYAEMQRDREQIAKGIRQAEAEAARTKSALRS, from the coding sequence TTGAACCGGTATTCGGTTCGCTTTGATCATCTGGCGCGGCTGACCGATGATACCGGCATCATCGAACACGCCTTGGGTATCCTTCCTAGACGCGAGGAAGGATACAGTACAGATGATCAAGCGCGAGCCCTCTGGGCTTGTATCGACTGGTTGGAATTGTGCAAGGATGAGGATCGCTCTCTGCTGATGCGTCTTGCAGAGACCTATATGGCGTGGTTGGTGTGGGCGCAGCAAGAGAACGGACATTTTCACAATGACTATACTTACGAGCGGCTTCAGGAGCCGAGGAGATCCTCCGATGATTGCTTGGCACGCTGTATCTGGGCTTGTGCTAAGGTGATCACGAGCGAGCGGATGTCCTCTTACCATTTGGCAGCGAAGACGGTCCTCGAGCGGGCCCTTTCTATCGCCGACATCATCCACCATCCGCGGGGTCTTGCATATCTGTCGGCGGCATACGGACTGCTGTACCGCGCGAAGGTCGACGTCAAGGCAGTCGGTCTATCCGGTCAAGGAGAGCTGGAACAGCGCATCCGCACGACTGGAGAGCAGCTGGCCGATTCCTATCGGCGATACTCCTCGTCCAAGTGGCCGTGGTATTTGCCGGAGATGACCTACAGCAACGGCGTGCTTCCTTGGGGCATGTTGTGGGCGCATGAGGCGACGGGAAGAAGGGAATGGCTGGAGATTGCCCTTGAGAGTCTCGACTTCCTTATCAAGATTTGTCTGAACGAAAACGGGGATATTCGCCCTGTCGGCAACCAAGGCTGGTGCCGTTTGGATTATCGCGCGATGTGGGATCAGCAGCCGATCGATGTGATGAAGCTGGCCTTGGCTGCTGATAAAGCTTTTCGGCTTACAGGGAACGAGGACTATACGAGGATTGTTGAAAAATGCCATAACTGGTTCCACGGAAGCAACGACTTAGGCGTCATCATGGTGGATGAACGGGACGGCAGCTGTTATGACGGCTTGCACAGCAAAGGACCAAACCTTAACTGCGGTGCCGAATCCCTCATCTCCTATTTGCTTACAGAAGCGATCTATGCAGAGATGCAGCGTGATCGCGAACAGATTGCCAAAGGTATCCGGCAAGCGGAGGCTGAAGCTGCACGAACAAAATCCGCGTTAAGGTCTTAA
- a CDS encoding glycosyltransferase family 4 protein: protein MTRVAYISTYPPKRCGIATYTYHLRQAVHAAKEWKPKDPVVVLSDHLYDGNGDTLLWPLPRDSEDDYIKLANQINRSDVGVVSLQHEFGIFGGEAGSYILSLIRRLKKPLVTTFHTVFKQPREPYASVQREIAERSARIIVMNRKAVTYLHESFGIPQDKIVFIPHGTPEPDLARRGVYKKQLGWQGRKVLMTFGLLSRGKGIERILEILPDIAEEVPDVLYAIVGQTHPEVRKWEGESYREELWSMIRSSGIESNVVMVDRYLEENELIQMLTACDIYVTPYPGMEQITSGTLAYAVGLGRPVLTTPYSYAQDLLADEPQLLIPYEDEELWKERLLELLRNEVKLQAVARRIEKIGETMYWSKSGQEHHRLFTEVSKLEPVFGSL, encoded by the coding sequence ATGACGCGTGTTGCTTATATCAGCACTTATCCGCCCAAACGCTGCGGCATCGCAACGTATACTTATCACCTAAGACAAGCGGTCCATGCAGCGAAGGAATGGAAACCGAAGGACCCGGTTGTAGTGTTGTCTGACCATCTGTACGACGGCAATGGGGACACCCTTCTGTGGCCGCTCCCGCGTGACAGCGAGGATGATTACATCAAGCTGGCCAACCAGATCAATCGATCGGATGTTGGTGTTGTTTCATTGCAGCACGAATTCGGCATCTTCGGCGGCGAAGCCGGAAGTTATATCCTGTCCCTCATTCGACGATTGAAGAAACCGCTTGTTACGACTTTCCACACCGTATTCAAGCAACCGCGTGAACCTTATGCCTCGGTTCAGCGTGAAATCGCTGAGCGAAGTGCACGTATCATCGTCATGAACCGCAAGGCCGTCACCTATCTCCATGAATCCTTCGGCATCCCGCAGGACAAAATCGTCTTCATCCCCCATGGTACACCGGAGCCTGATCTCGCGCGACGTGGTGTTTACAAGAAACAGCTCGGCTGGCAAGGCCGCAAAGTGTTGATGACCTTCGGACTTCTCAGCCGCGGCAAGGGCATCGAGCGAATCTTGGAGATTCTGCCGGATATTGCGGAGGAAGTTCCTGATGTCTTGTATGCGATCGTCGGTCAAACCCACCCGGAAGTAAGAAAATGGGAGGGCGAAAGCTACCGCGAAGAACTGTGGTCGATGATTCGCAGCAGCGGGATCGAGTCCAATGTCGTCATGGTCGACCGTTATCTTGAAGAGAATGAGTTGATCCAGATGTTGACGGCTTGTGACATCTATGTTACCCCATACCCAGGGATGGAGCAGATTACAAGCGGAACGCTCGCCTATGCAGTTGGTCTTGGGCGACCTGTACTTACCACGCCGTACAGCTATGCGCAGGACTTGCTGGCGGATGAGCCTCAACTGTTAATACCTTATGAGGACGAAGAGCTTTGGAAGGAGAGGCTGTTGGAGCTGCTTCGCAACGAAGTGAAACTCCAGGCCGTCGCACGCCGCATCGAGAAGATCGGCGAAACGATGTACTGGTCAAAATCCGGCCAGGAGCATCACCGACTCTTCACAGAGGTGAGCAAACTTGAACCGGTATTCGGTTCGCTTTGA
- a CDS encoding DUF309 domain-containing protein — protein sequence MEQLHQKDYGRYPDAYIDYLVQFQAVRDYFECHEILEEYWKEHPDSPYRETWVMLIQLAVSIYHHRRGNLRGAVKLMKGALRRYEAEHMAQLGVDGARLREMMEKRLAEYIGQPELPFIDLNIPIADEALRVCCVRRAEMLGYAWERASDLTDRALLDRHLLRDRSAVSEEREAALQKKRDSRS from the coding sequence ATGGAACAGCTCCATCAGAAAGACTATGGGCGCTATCCTGATGCGTATATCGATTATCTCGTACAGTTTCAAGCGGTGCGGGATTATTTTGAGTGCCATGAGATTCTGGAAGAATATTGGAAGGAGCACCCTGACAGTCCCTATCGAGAGACCTGGGTGATGCTGATTCAGTTGGCGGTAAGCATCTATCATCATCGGCGGGGAAACCTGCGAGGGGCTGTGAAGCTGATGAAGGGCGCACTCAGGCGCTATGAGGCGGAACACATGGCGCAGCTAGGCGTCGACGGTGCACGTCTCCGGGAGATGATGGAGAAGCGGTTGGCGGAATATATCGGACAGCCCGAACTGCCGTTCATAGATCTTAACATTCCGATCGCCGATGAAGCGCTGCGCGTGTGTTGTGTACGCAGAGCAGAGATGCTGGGTTATGCCTGGGAAAGAGCGAGCGACCTCACGGACCGCGCTTTGCTCGACCGTCATCTGCTCCGCGATCGCTCTGCAGTAAGCGAAGAACGCGAAGCTGCGCTTCAGAAGAAGCGGGATTCGCGTTCTTGA
- a CDS encoding ABC transporter ATP-binding protein translates to MGSYIEFRNVSKIYKTGDVEVRAITDASFQIEKGEICIIVGESGAGKTTLLNILGGMDTLTEGQVFLDGQEVSAFNKKQLAAYRRNDVGFVFQFYNLIPNLTALENVEMAAQLSKRPMDSRKVLAEVGLSERANNFPAQLSGGEQQRVAIARALAKNPKLLLCDEPTGALDYMTGKSVLQLLQDASRKTGMTVVIITHNSALTAMGDRIIRVKSGRIVEERRNDRVIPVAEIEW, encoded by the coding sequence ATGGGCAGTTATATCGAATTTCGCAATGTCAGCAAAATATACAAGACAGGTGACGTGGAAGTACGGGCGATCACAGACGCCAGCTTTCAGATTGAGAAAGGCGAGATCTGCATCATCGTCGGCGAATCGGGAGCGGGCAAAACCACGCTGCTAAACATTCTAGGCGGAATGGATACGCTGACCGAGGGACAGGTATTCCTCGATGGGCAAGAGGTATCCGCCTTTAACAAGAAGCAGCTCGCCGCTTATCGCCGAAATGATGTCGGATTCGTCTTTCAGTTCTACAATCTCATCCCGAATCTGACGGCGCTTGAAAATGTGGAAATGGCCGCCCAGCTTTCCAAACGCCCGATGGACAGCCGTAAAGTATTGGCGGAAGTGGGCTTAAGCGAACGTGCCAACAACTTCCCTGCTCAATTGTCCGGCGGGGAGCAGCAGCGTGTCGCCATCGCCCGGGCGCTGGCTAAGAATCCGAAACTGCTGCTGTGTGACGAGCCGACGGGCGCCCTGGACTATATGACGGGCAAGTCCGTCCTGCAGCTGCTCCAAGATGCCAGCCGCAAGACCGGCATGACCGTCGTGATCATCACCCACAATTCGGCTCTCACGGCTATGGGGGACCGAATCATCCGCGTGAAGAGCGGACGGATCGTGGAAGAACGTCGCAATGACCGGGTCATTCCGGTGGCGGAGATCGAGTGGTGA
- a CDS encoding nucleotidyltransferase family protein, which translates to MNVLLLAGGLGTRLMPLTEHLPKPMAPVGNRPWLEHLIIHLREQGFERFVIAVKHHPDKIRDYFEDGSKWGVSIQYALETTLLGTAGAIKNAERYLDDEFVAINSDIVHEIEMKPLLDYHKSHGGMVTIGLTEVEDPTQFGVVEQDEQGKILRFVEKPSLKEAPSNRINAGIYIMNKRVLELIPAHREVSIERETFPMLIQQDAGVYGTLIQGYWADMGTKDRYRQIHWDLLDRKNGIAIPGEPRGEGIWVGKNSVIGSGTMIVPPVLIGDNVVIGERSVIGPYTVIGDNCRIADHVRCSETILWDGCVVNEGAILKNCIFGCGLEIGSRHILHEAIINRWGALQA; encoded by the coding sequence ATGAATGTATTGCTGTTAGCTGGCGGTCTAGGTACGAGGTTGATGCCGTTGACGGAGCATCTGCCGAAACCGATGGCGCCCGTTGGTAATCGTCCTTGGCTTGAACACCTGATCATCCATTTGCGTGAACAGGGATTTGAACGTTTCGTCATTGCCGTAAAACATCATCCTGACAAGATACGGGATTATTTTGAGGACGGCAGCAAATGGGGCGTCTCCATTCAATATGCTTTGGAGACTACGCTGCTTGGCACCGCAGGTGCAATCAAAAATGCTGAACGCTATTTAGATGATGAGTTTGTGGCGATCAATTCGGATATCGTCCATGAGATCGAGATGAAACCGCTCTTGGACTATCACAAGTCCCATGGCGGCATGGTAACGATTGGACTTACGGAAGTAGAGGATCCGACGCAGTTTGGAGTCGTGGAACAAGATGAACAAGGAAAGATCCTGAGATTCGTTGAGAAGCCGAGTCTGAAGGAAGCACCGTCGAATCGCATTAATGCTGGCATATATATCATGAACAAACGCGTATTGGAGTTGATCCCGGCTCATCGCGAAGTTTCCATCGAACGGGAGACGTTCCCAATGCTCATCCAACAAGATGCTGGAGTATACGGCACCTTGATTCAAGGTTACTGGGCAGATATGGGAACGAAGGATCGATACCGGCAGATTCACTGGGACCTGTTGGATCGCAAGAATGGGATTGCCATTCCCGGTGAACCACGTGGCGAAGGGATCTGGGTTGGAAAGAACAGCGTCATCGGTTCTGGAACGATGATCGTCCCGCCCGTGCTGATCGGTGACAATGTCGTGATCGGGGAGCGTTCTGTGATCGGACCTTATACAGTAATCGGGGACAACTGCCGTATCGCGGATCATGTGCGCTGCTCGGAGACGATTCTATGGGATGGCTGTGTGGTGAACGAAGGAGCGATACTGAAGAATTGCATCTTCGGCTGCGGTCTGGAGATCGGTTCACGGCATATCCTTCATGAAGCGATCATCAACAGATGGGGGGCACTGCAAGCATGA
- a CDS encoding NAD(P)H-dependent oxidoreductase, protein MAKLLVIRAHPTVYNRESRSMKVTDAFVQAYRESHPEDQIEDVNIYDIEVPEIDSDLLNAWDDLAQGKRFYALTPAQQHKVTLFNSLTDSFLDHDKIVVANPLWNLSIPTRLKAWFDTITVAGKTFKYTEQGSVGLVEGKKVLHIQANGGVYNGSDPASQYVKTLFTFLGVTDFHQLFVEGMDYNPAEADEIVSRAVEAAQELAKTF, encoded by the coding sequence ATGGCCAAACTTCTAGTCATTCGCGCACATCCAACGGTGTACAATCGAGAATCCCGATCCATGAAGGTCACCGATGCCTTCGTGCAAGCCTACAGGGAAAGTCATCCGGAAGATCAGATCGAGGATGTCAATATCTACGATATCGAAGTGCCGGAGATCGATTCCGATCTGCTTAACGCATGGGATGATCTGGCTCAGGGGAAGCGGTTCTATGCTTTGACGCCGGCGCAGCAGCATAAGGTCACGCTTTTCAATTCCTTGACGGACAGTTTCCTCGATCATGATAAGATCGTTGTTGCCAATCCGCTGTGGAATCTGAGCATTCCAACCCGTCTGAAGGCGTGGTTTGACACGATCACCGTGGCCGGCAAGACGTTCAAGTATACAGAACAGGGTTCCGTAGGCTTGGTGGAAGGCAAGAAGGTGCTGCATATTCAAGCAAACGGCGGCGTATACAACGGTTCTGACCCGGCCAGCCAATATGTGAAGACGCTGTTTACCTTCTTGGGCGTTACGGATTTCCACCAATTGTTCGTGGAAGGCATGGATTACAATCCTGCAGAGGCCGATGAGATTGTCAGCCGCGCTGTAGAAGCAGCTCAAGAATTGGCTAAAACTTTCTAA
- a CDS encoding thioredoxin domain-containing protein: protein MNMKQKKPNRLFAEKSPYLLQHAYNPVDWYPWGEEAFDKAKREHKPIFLSIGYSTCHWCHVMERESFEDETVAKVLNEHYVAVKVDREERPDVDSVYMTVCQALTGHGGWPLTIIMTPDQKPFFAGTYFPRERKYGRAGLLEILDAVHKQWVEKGEQLQQTAASITEQIANQLNVKRAGELSEASLRLALENYKATFDRAYGGFGPAPKFPAAHNLSLLLRLYERYQDEEALEMVEQTLEAMYRGGIYDHIGFGFARYSTDERWLVPHFEKMLYDNALLATAYTEAYLVTGTDFYADVAKQIFTYILREMTHPEGGFYSAEDADSEGEEGKFYVWTPAEIIDVLGEEDGEDFCKVYGITEEGHLEGRSIPNMLRPDPLVHRWGDVKSLEQWFEACRKKLFAARVARVHPAKDDKILTSWNGLMIAALAQGYRAFGEEAYLQAARAAAAFIDTNMTDVNGRLQARYRDGEAKYTAYLDDYACYIYGLLELYEATFELRYMERALELCRDMIRWYWDQEAGGFYMNAHDGEQLLMRVKEVYDGAMPSGNSVAAYVLQRLARCTGDEALQRLADEQLTAFAGEVSRYPNGYAMFMHAFLLALGPSREIVIAGHPEDERTQEMIRILRGRFLPQTTVILHPAGPEGEAARALMPVIADKTIIEGLPAVYLCENFACKAPITDPEGLRSALNTH, encoded by the coding sequence ATGAACATGAAACAGAAAAAGCCCAACCGATTATTCGCTGAAAAATCACCGTACCTGCTGCAACATGCTTATAATCCTGTGGACTGGTATCCTTGGGGTGAAGAAGCCTTCGATAAGGCGAAACGTGAACATAAACCCATCTTCCTGAGCATCGGCTACTCGACTTGTCACTGGTGTCATGTTATGGAGCGCGAGTCCTTTGAAGATGAGACCGTGGCGAAGGTGCTCAATGAGCATTATGTAGCAGTCAAAGTTGATCGGGAAGAAAGGCCGGATGTGGACAGCGTGTATATGACCGTGTGTCAGGCGCTTACGGGACACGGCGGATGGCCGCTTACCATCATCATGACCCCGGATCAGAAACCTTTCTTCGCCGGTACATACTTTCCCCGGGAGCGAAAATACGGCCGTGCTGGCCTATTGGAAATCCTGGATGCTGTACATAAACAGTGGGTGGAAAAGGGAGAGCAATTACAGCAAACCGCCGCTTCAATCACGGAACAGATCGCCAATCAATTGAATGTGAAGCGAGCGGGCGAGCTCAGTGAGGCTTCGCTCCGCTTGGCGCTGGAGAACTACAAAGCAACCTTCGATCGAGCTTACGGCGGTTTCGGTCCGGCACCGAAGTTTCCAGCCGCTCATAATCTTTCGCTGCTGCTGCGTCTATATGAGAGATATCAAGATGAAGAGGCTTTGGAGATGGTCGAGCAAACCCTTGAGGCGATGTATCGCGGCGGCATCTATGACCATATCGGCTTCGGCTTTGCCCGCTATTCGACGGATGAGCGGTGGCTGGTCCCGCATTTTGAGAAGATGCTCTATGACAATGCCTTGCTTGCGACGGCTTATACGGAGGCGTACCTTGTAACGGGCACGGATTTCTATGCGGATGTTGCGAAGCAGATCTTCACCTATATCCTCAGAGAGATGACCCATCCGGAAGGCGGATTCTATTCCGCGGAGGATGCGGATTCAGAAGGAGAGGAAGGGAAGTTCTATGTCTGGACGCCGGCGGAAATCATAGATGTTCTGGGAGAAGAAGACGGCGAGGACTTCTGTAAAGTATACGGGATCACAGAGGAAGGCCACCTAGAGGGGCGAAGCATACCGAATATGCTGCGGCCCGATCCCCTGGTCCATCGCTGGGGGGATGTGAAGTCCCTGGAGCAGTGGTTCGAGGCCTGCCGCAAGAAGCTGTTTGCTGCAAGAGTAGCCAGAGTGCATCCGGCCAAGGATGATAAGATCCTGACGTCGTGGAACGGGCTGATGATCGCCGCACTGGCCCAGGGTTATCGCGCCTTCGGCGAAGAAGCCTATTTGCAGGCGGCGCGGGCTGCCGCAGCCTTCATCGATACGAACATGACAGATGTTAACGGCAGGCTTCAGGCAAGGTACCGCGACGGCGAAGCCAAATATACGGCTTATCTGGACGACTATGCCTGCTATATCTATGGCTTGCTGGAACTCTATGAAGCAACCTTCGAACTCCGCTATATGGAGCGGGCGCTTGAGCTGTGCCGGGACATGATTCGCTGGTATTGGGACCAGGAAGCGGGCGGGTTCTATATGAATGCCCACGACGGCGAACAGCTCCTGATGCGGGTGAAGGAAGTTTATGATGGCGCGATGCCGTCGGGCAACTCTGTCGCCGCCTATGTCTTGCAGCGGCTGGCGCGCTGTACGGGGGATGAGGCGCTGCAGCGGCTGGCCGATGAGCAGCTGACCGCCTTCGCCGGGGAGGTCAGCCGTTATCCGAACGGCTATGCGATGTTCATGCATGCGTTCCTGCTTGCCCTTGGACCGAGCCGGGAGATCGTGATCGCCGGTCATCCCGAAGATGAGCGTACGCAGGAGATGATTCGCATCTTAAGGGGACGTTTCCTGCCGCAAACGACGGTTATCTTGCATCCCGCGGGTCCCGAAGGGGAGGCGGCAAGAGCTTTGATGCCCGTAATCGCGGACAAAACCATCATCGAAGGGCTGCCCGCCGTCTATCTGTGTGAAAACTTCGCCTGTAAGGCGCCGATCACGGATCCAGAGGGGCTTCGCAGTGCATTGAATACACATTAA